In the Quercus lobata isolate SW786 chromosome 5, ValleyOak3.0 Primary Assembly, whole genome shotgun sequence genome, one interval contains:
- the LOC115988860 gene encoding uncharacterized protein LOC115988860, which yields MVGSGPHQTEPAGSQRQDNFLNLERERDQGKHREGSVRTTHTSKNHFRVRSHVSQKQDDNKALQREIEDLKKKLRHEQRRRSASSSNTSDEGDDNYRQRSRTPPRKPVTSLRQLMDQIDKYKRVEEDQQLGKGKAKESKKAKKEASLVLGFSDEDKIGTIQPHDDALVVTLRIKGYDVKRVLVDQGSAVEVMYPDLYKGLNLKPEDLTVYNSPLVSFEGKTVTPRGQIRLPIQTSSDMVEVDFIVVDAYSPYTAIVARPWLHALEAVSSTLHQKVKYLSKGQVKEIVGNQTLAR from the exons ATGGTGGGATCAGGACCACACCAAACAGAGCCTGCAGGTTCTCAGCGGCAAGACAACTTTCTTAACCTTGAACGGGAAAGAGATCAGGGCAAACATCGAGAGGGTAGTGTACGTACCACCCATACAAGCAAAAACCATTTTAGAGTGAGAAGTCACGTATCTCAAAAGCAGGACGATAACAAAGCCCTACAGCGGGAGATTGAAGACTTAAAGAAGAAACTACGTCATGAGCAACGGAGGCGCTCCGCCTCCAGTTCAAATACTAGTGATGAAGGGGACGACAATTATAGGCAAAGGTCAAGAACTCCACCAA GAAAGCCTGTCACCAGCctgcgccaactcatggaccaGATCgacaagtataaaagggttgaAGAAGACCAGCAATTGGGAAAAGGTAAGGCAaag GAGTCCAAAAAGGCCAAGAAGGAAGCCTCGCTAGTGTTaggattctcggacgaggataagatCGGAACCATCCAACCCCATGACGATGCTCTGGTAGTCACACTCAGGATTAAAGgatatgatgtgaagagagtgCTGGTGGATCAAGGCAGTGCtgtggaagtaatgtacccCGATCTGTACAAAGGGCTGAACTTGAAACCCGAGGACCTAACGGTGTACAATTCCCCGCTGGTAAGTTTCGAGGGAAAAACCGTCACTCCAAGGGGCCAGATCAGACTACCCATACAAACCAGTTCGGACATGGtagaggtggattttattgtagTTGACGCTTATTCACCCTACACAGCTATTGTAGCTAGGCCTTGGCTTCATGCTTTAGAGGCTGTCTCCTCTACCCTGcaccagaaggtgaagtacctgTCAAAGGGCCAGGTTAAAGAGATTGTGGGGAATCAGACCTTGGCCAGATAG
- the LOC115989161 gene encoding TMV resistance protein N-like has product MSTQTASSSSSSSSSSSSSSSSSSLKYDVFLSFCSDDTSKNFTNHLYTTLKRKGIITFRDDDEKHKQGKYISSQLLKVIEESKYAIIILSTNYASSRRCLIELVKIIECIEETKLTVFPIFYHVDPSDVRNQTGILAEAFEKHENDPKVNNKDVQAWKAALKEVGNISGWDLHDRHESIIIQEIIERISSELNLIFRSAISKELVGIESPMMEMLDLYLVEGSGGVRFVGICGMGGMGKTTLALEIYERISGSFEASSFIANVREKTKNHHLVSLQEQLLSNILKGSRKNISNVFEGTNVIGNRLRNKKVLIVLDDVDGDEQLEALVGNHDWFGSGSRIIVTSRDKHLLRRRGINDIYTMKGLNDNDALQLFSWRAFKKPYPKENYVDLSKDLVNYANGLPLALKVLGSLLFEKRIDEWKSALYKLKQEPDRNILNILQISFDGLMYTQKELFLDIACFFKGENKNCIRDILESFGYYPNYNIEVLIDKSLITIDRERSLLMHESLWMHDLLQEMGQEIVRRESPEEPGHRSRLWRYEDVLHILKNSTGTEVVEGIMLNMPIEAKEHLSAKAFSKMKNLRFLKIGYVHPPQDLIRGPIQLPQGLNYLSNELRVIDWHGYPLKSMPTNFQPNKLVELRMHCSDIKQLWKGIIILNELKLIDLSDSQNLIEIPDLSGAPNLKQLILRRCTGLYKIHASIGDLKRLIRLDLNGCKCLKSLPHKINLEALEFFDLGGCSKLKKFPEIVKNMSHLSKLCLSETAIKDPSLLVEHSTGLIDLDLRDCKNLSSLPISICSLTSLKTLNISDCSKLDKLPENLGNIEVLEELDGSRTAIKELPSSMVLLKNLQNLSLRGCNFLSSKPSNKLLNFPLLQRRSLDPMGMSMLALSGLSSLTYMNLSYCNLQAVPDVIGCLYSLTNLNLKGNNFVSLPEDIIRLSKLDSLYLSGCTNLRSLPQLPLSIDYLGAEGCTSLETLPLRPEEDFHPHLYLLNCFKLNDNQDYSGMFLTMLRRYIQRPDLGLQNILIPGSRIPKWFSHQSEGPSLNLQEPPSFIGIALCVVFVLCEHYPLQHPQESSENHPVTHFINFLCNVNGYKVPDYLSFGFSEQSGKIDSNHLWIKYFSMEGLWDKILSQVDANDQLSQVDVGIEIEGTGLEVTRCGARLVYEQDIEDLKQNMASSCSCSITSYEDDLDDLAKNTIIKRSHDDHDGDGDGPSGEVTYNKVDVPHPKRIRLPDLIERFIPHLGNWIGNSSTQEQDDFDYEEEKSQ; this is encoded by the exons ATGTCCACTCAAACagcttcctcctcctcctcctcctcctcctcctcctcctcttcttcttcttcttcttctttgaaataTGATGTGTTCCTTAGTTTTTGCAGTGATGACACTAGCAAGAATTTTACAAACCATCTCTATACTACTTTGAAACGAAAGGGTATTATCACCTTCAGGGATGATGATGAGAAACATAAGCAAGGAAAGTATATTTCTTCACAGCTCTTGAAAGTAATAGAAGAATCCAAGTATGCAATCATCATTCTCTCAACAAACTATGCTTCTTCAAGACGGTGCTTGATTGAACTAGTAAAGATTATTGAATGCATAGAAGAGACAAAGTTGACAGTTTTTCCCATCTTTTACCATGTGGATCCCTCTGATGTACGGAATCAGACGGGTATTCTTGCTGAAGCCTTCGAGAAGCATGAAAATGATCCCAAGGTTAACAACAAGGATGTGCAAGCATGGAAAGCTGCTTTGAAAGAAGTGGGCAATATCTCTGGATGGGATTTACATGATAG GCATGAATCAATAATTATCCAAGAAATCATTGAAAGGATATCTAGTGAATTGAATCTTATATTTCGAAGTGCCATTTCCAAGGAACTTGTTGGAATAGAATCTCCTATGATGGAAATGTTGGATTTATATTTAGTTGAAGGGTCGGGTGGTGTTCGTTTTGTTGGGATTTGCGGGATGGGTGGAATGGGTAAAACAACTCTTGCATTAGAAATTTATGAAAGAATTTCTGGTAGCTTTGAAGCTAGCAGCTTTATAGCTAATGTaagagaaaaaactaaaaatcatcaTCTAGTTTCTTTACAAGAACAACTTCTTTCTAACATCCTTAAGGGAAGTAGAAAAAATATATCGAATGTTTTTGAGGGGACCAATGTTATAGGGAATAGACTACGTAACAAAAaggttcttattgttcttgatgatgtggatgGAGATGAACAACTAGAAGCATTAGTTGGGAATCATGATTGGTTTGGTTCAGGGAGTAGAATCATTGTAACAAGTAGAGATAAGCACTTGTTGAGAAGACGTGGtataaatgatatatatacaATGAAGGGATTGAATGACAACGATGCTTTGCAGCTTTTTAGTTGGAGAGCTTTCAAGAAACCCTATCCTAAAGAAAATTATGTGGATTTGTCTAAGGACTTGGTGAATTATGCCAATGGCCTTCCTTTGGCTCTTAAAGTTTTAGGTTCTTTGTTGTTTGAAAAAAGAATAGATGAATGGAAAAGTGCCTTATATAAACTAAAACAAGAACCTGATAGAAACATTCTAAATATACTTCAAATAAGTTTTGATGGTCTGATGTATACTCAAAAGGAATTGTTTTTggatattgcatgttttttcaAAGGAGAGAACAAAAATTGCATAAGAGATATACTAGAAAGTTTTGGTTACTATCCAAACTACAATATTGAAGTTCTTATAGACAAATCGCTCATAACCATTGATAGAGAGAGAAGTTTGTTGATGCATGAATCTTTGTGGATGCATGATTTGCTACAAGAAATGGGCCAAGAAATTGTTCGCCGTGAATCCCCTGAAGAGCCTGGTCATCGAAGTAGGTTATGGCGTTATGAGGATGTCCTTCATATATTGAAGAATAGTACT GGAACAGAGGTAGTTGAAGGCATAATGCTAAACATGCCTATTGAAGCAAAGGAACACTTGAGTGCTAAAGCCTTCTCAAAGatgaaaaatttgagatttcttAAAATTGGTTATGTGCATCCTCCACAAGACCTCATTAGAGGTCCTATCCAACTTCCACAAGGCCTCAATTATCTTTCTAATGAGTTACGTGTAATTGATTGGCATGGATATCCTTTAAAATCAATGCCGACCAATTTCCAACCAAATAAACTTGTTGAACTAAGAATGCATTGCAGCGACATCAAACAACTATGGAAAGGAATTATA ATTTTAAACGAGTTAAAACTCATTGATTTGAGTGACTCTCAAAACTTGATTGAGATCCCGGACCTAAGTGGAGCCCCAAATCTTAAGCAATTAATTCTTCGACGTTGTACAGGACTATATAAGATTCATGCATCTATTGGAGATCTCAAACGGCTTATTCGATTGGATTTGAATGGTTGCAAATGTCTCAAAAGCCTTCCTCACAAGATCAACTTGGAAGCTCTTGAATTTTTCGATCTTGGTGGTTGTTCAAAATTGAAGAAGTTTCCAGAGATTGTGAAAAATATGTCACATTTGTCAAAACTTTGTTTGAGTGAGACTGCTATAAAAGATCCATCATTATTAGTGGAACACTCAACTGGCCTTATAGACTTGGATCTAAGAGATTGCAAAAACCTTTCAAGTCTTCCTATTTCAATTTGTAGTTTGACGTCTTTAAAAACTCTCAATATATCTGACTGCTCAAAACTTGACAAATTACCAGAGAACTTGGGAAATATTGAAGTTCTAGAGGAGCTAGATGGGAGTAGAACTGCTATAAAAGAGTTACCTTCGTCCATGGTTCTCCtaaaaaatctccaaaatctctctctccgTGGATGTAATTTTCTATCATCTAAACCATCAAATAAACTCCTCAACTTTCCTTTATTGCAAAGAAGAAGTCTAGATCCCATGGGCATGTCAATGCTTGCTCTATCAGGCTTATCCTCTTTGACCTATATGAATCTAAGTTATTGCAATCTACAGGCAGTCCCTGATGTTATTGGTTGTTTGTActctttaacaaatttaaatctAAAGGGAAATAATTTCGTTTCCCTTCCTGAAGATATCATTCGACTATCTAAACTGGATTCTCTTTATTTGAGTGGTTGCACTAATCTACGGTCACTGCCACAGCTTCCATTAAGTATTGATTATTTGGGGGCAGAAGGTTGTACCTCACTCGAAACATTACCCTTAAGACCAGAAGAAGATTTTCATCCACATCTTTATCTTCTTAACTGCTtcaaattaaatgacaatcaagATTACAGTGGCATGTTCTTAACAATGTTGAGACGTTACattcag AGACCAGATTTAGGTCTCCAAAATATTCTTATACCTGGAAGTAGAATTCCGAAATGGTTTAGCCATCAAAGTGAGGGGCCTTCATTGAATCTACAAGAGCCTCCAAGTTTTATAGGAATTGCTCTGTGTGTTGTTTTTGTACTTTGCGAGCATTATCCACTCCAACATCCTCAAGAAAGTTCGGAAAATCATCCAGttactcattttattaattttctctGTAATGTCAATGGATATAAAGTTCCAGATTACTTAAGCTTTGGTTTTTCTGAGCAATCTGGTAAGATTGATTCAAATCACCTttggataaaatatttttctatggAAGGGCTATGGGACAAGATCTTGAGTCAAGTCGATGCTAATGATCAATTGAGTCAAGTTGATGTTGGAATTGAAATTGAAGGTACAGGCTTGGAGGTGACGAGATGCGGGGCTCGTTTGGTATATGAGCAAGACATTGAAGATCTCAAACAAAATATGGCTAGCTCCTGTAGCTGCAGCATCACTTCTTATGAGGATGATTTAGATGATTTAGCAAAAAATACCATAATTAAGCGAAGTCATGATGACCATGATGGGGATGGGGATGGACCTAGTGGAGAAGTTACCTATAATAAGGTAGATGTACCACACCCAAAGAGGATACGGCTCCCTGATTTAATTGAAAGATTCATTCCACATTTGGGAAATTGGATTGGGAATTCAAGCACACAAGAACAAGATGACTTTGATTACGAGGAAGAGAAATCCCAGTGA